The Vicia villosa cultivar HV-30 ecotype Madison, WI linkage group LG1, Vvil1.0, whole genome shotgun sequence genome includes a region encoding these proteins:
- the LOC131593452 gene encoding uncharacterized protein LOC131593452 produces MDQLRDDLIQMRTQVTAQMAQFMEVMQGMADRQEELRIRMDAVAQTAVNPPQRNPAGIHINDEPVNGGLGVIPPATNQGNPHGPPQPIPEERATQQIRRAAAIPVLEEDRHEDLFPESELGFPHDAGRMFRGLEERMRAMEGQGLGMDINDLGLVPGVRVPPKFKVPDFEKYKGNTCPKTHVRAYYRKMHVYSEDEGLLMHFFQDSLTGASLEWYMRLERASIRSWRDLVDAFIKQYQYNVDMAPNRTQLQNLSQKANESFKEYAQKWRELAARVQPPMLEREMMDLFTNTLEGQYYSACSASSSFAELVMIGERIESGIKAGRIQNPSAASSSSGVVGKKPYNGFAKKKEGETSAAYYGKGKSQTHQQVAAMTIPNVPFQQHQQRGYTPHQYQPKAPERAFDPIPMTYAQVLPYLLDLKLVQLRTLATPAKLPPNWDANARCEFHSGAPGHNIENCKALKYQVQNLLDSKAIEFTPTPGPNVVQNPMPPHGSHASNALDCVEDTRLVKDVTELGSLLPLLKVELLRMGLYAGCGELCNDCMATSSVCDKVKNGIQQLIDSGYLQFERVRRPEVFENEINVASIPYTPAKIPIPARAPPLVITSPGPVPYTSEKAIPWNYGGEVFYQGAKFELRTPVEKEDVDNVVGVGRMTRSGRIFNPPQNTRDDNTEALAQAKGKRVVEDTVDQGQSSNSEDTVAKEMEEFLKIIKKSEYKVVDQLSQTQSKISILQLLLCCETHRNALLRLLSTAFVPPEISVNQLEGVVSNINAGNGLGFTDADLPSEG; encoded by the coding sequence ATGGATCAACTAAGGGACGATCTTATTCAGATGAGGACTCAGGTTACTGCTCAGATGGCTCAGTTCATGGAAGTCATGCAAGGCATGGCTGATCGCCAAGAAGAACTCAGAATTAGAATGGATGCAGTTGCTCAGACTGCAGTGAACCCTCCACAGAGGAATCCCGCTGGTATTCATATCAACGATGAACCTGTGAACGGAGGGCTTGGTGTGATTCCTCCTGCTACCAATCAAGGTAATCCTCATGGGCCTCCTCAGCCCATTCCTGAAGAACGAGCCACGCAACAAATCAGAAGGGCTGCTGCCATCCCCGTGTTGGAAGAAGATCGACATGAGGATCTGTTTCCTGAAAGTGAGCTAGGATTTCCACATGATGCTGGAAGGATGTTCAGAGgactggaggaaaggatgagggcCATGGAAGGCCAAGGACTTGGAATGGACATTAATGACTTGGGTTTGGTTCCTGGTGTTCGCGTGCCGCCAAAATTCAAAGTGCCAgattttgagaagtacaaggggaATACTTGTCCCAAGACCCATGTCCGAGCTTACTACCGCAAGATGCATGTCTATTCTGAGGATGAGGGGCTGttgatgcatttcttccaagatagcctgaCTGGGGCATCTTTGGAATGGTATATGAGGCTGGAAAGAGCTAGTATTCGAAGCTGGAGAGACTTGGTTGATGCCTTCATAAAGCAGTATCAATATAATGTTGATATGGCACCCAATCGCACTCAATTGCAGAATCTGTCTCAGAAAGCTAATGAGTCCTTCAAAGAATACGCGCAAAAATGGCGCGAATTGGCAGCCAGAGTTCAACCACCTATGTTGGAGAGAGAAATGATGGACCTGTTCACCAATACTTTGGAAGGTCAATACTATTCTGCTTGTTCTGCATCCTCGAGTTTCGCCGAGTTGGTCatgattggtgagagaattgaaagtGGAATCAAGGCTGGTAGAATTCAAAATCCAAGCGCTGCTAGTTCCTCCTCTGGGGTTGTTGGAAAGAAACCTTATAACGGGTTTGCCAAGAAAAAAGAGGGTGAGACGAGCGCTGCTTATTATGGTAAAGGCAAAAGCCAGACTCATCAACAAGTGGCCGCCATGACTATACCGAATGTTCCATTTCAGCAACATCAACAACGAGGGTATACTCCGCACCAGTATCAACCAAAGGCACCTGAGAGAGCTTTTGACCCGATCCCGATGACATATGCGCAAGTATTGCCATACCTCCTTGACCTGAAGTTGGTACAATTGAGAACCCTAGCCACTCCTGCTAAGTTGCCTCCTAATTGGGATGCTAATGCAaggtgtgaattccactctggagcaCCTGGGCATAACATTGAAAACTGCAAAGCATTGAAGTATCAGGTTCAAAATCTTCTCGACTCCAAGGCCATCGAGTTCACTCCTACTCCAGGGCCTAATGTTGTTCAAAATCCCATGCCCCCTCATGGGTCTCATGCTTCAAACGCCCTCGATTGTGTTGAAGACACTCGTTTGGTTAAGGACGTGACTGAGCTAGGCTCTCTGTTGCCTTTACTGAAAGTAGAATTACTGAGAATGGGTCTGTATGCTGGTTGTGGAGAATTGTGTAATGATTGCATGGCCACTTCCTCAGTTTGTGATAAAGTGAAGAATGGTATTCAGCAGTTGATAGATAGTGGGTATCTACAGTTTGAGCGCGTACGACGGCCTGAGGTATTTGAGAATGAAATTAATGTGGCATCCATCCCCTACACTCCTGCTAAGATCCCAATTCCTGCTAGAGCACCTCCTTTGGTTATTACATCACCTGGTCCCGTTCCGTATACTAGTGAAAAGGCAATCCCATGGAACTACGGTGGAGAGGTTTTTTACCAAGGGGCCAAGTTTGAACTTAGAACACCAGTTGAGAAAGAAGACGTTGACAATGTTGTGGGAGTTGGAAGAATGACAAGAAGTGGACGTATTTTCAATCCTCCCCAGAATACTCGCGATGACAATACGGAAGCTCTAGCTCAAGCAAAAGGGAAAAGAGTGGTAGAAGACACAGTGGATCAGGGGCAAAGCTCTAATTCTGAAGATACTGTGGccaaagagatggaagagttcctaaAGATCATCAAGAAAAGTGAGTACAAAGTGGTCGACCAGTTGAGTCAAACTCAATCTAAGATCTCGATCTTACAGTTGCTCTTATGCTGCGAGACACATCGAAATGCTTTATTGAGACTCCTAAGCACTGCCTTCGTCCCTCCTGAGATCTCAGTAAATCAGCTTGAAGGGgtggtgtctaatatcaatgcTGGGAACGGATTGGGATTCACTGATGCAGATTTGCCTTCTGAAGGTTGA